The Cryomorphaceae bacterium 1068 region ATAAAGCCGAATTCAGTGCTTTGATCTACGGGAGAATCTTTTTTGGCATAACAGACTATCCTTCGAGCCACCGCGCCTGCAATTTGTCTGAATAGAATTTCGGTTCCATTCGCATGCTTTACTGCTACCGTTGTGCGTTCGTTCTCGGTGCTAGACTTCGGGTGCCATGCTACGAGATACTTTCCAGCGTGATACTTAAAGTAACTTACCATTCCACCGATTGGGAACCAGTTGATGTGCACATTAAGTGGTGACATAAAAATGCTGACTTGAATCCGTCTGTCTTTCAAGTATTCAGTCTCTTCAGTCTCCTCAATGACTACCACCTTTCCATCAGCAGGGCAAATGACTAAGTCCTCTGCCATAGTTACCACTCGTTTCGGAACTCTGAAAAACTGCATGACCAGAGTTAGAATAATTAAACTGGCAATGAGTGATGCGATAAGGGCAATTGAACCGAAAAAGTAAAATGAGATCAGATTGATTACTGCAAGAGAAACAAGTGTTGTCGTGATAATTTTATTGCCTTCCTTGTGAAATTTCATGAGTTCTTAGGGGTTCGAGTGAACGAAGAGCATAAGGTATGTAAATGCTATTGGACTGGCCAAAAGTACACCATCAAATCTATCTAAGATGCCACCGTGCCCTGGAAGTAGATTACTGGAGTCTTTCACTTTCAAACTGCGCTTGAGTAAGGATTCAACTAAATCGCCAAAAGAAGCAGCGACTACAATAATAAGCCCCAGAATCAGCCAGTTAAAAATGGATATTTCATTGGTATAGGTAGAAATAATAACTGCTCCTGTCATCGCGGCCAGGCCTCCACCGATGGTGCCTTCCCATGTTTTATTCGGAGAAATACGGGGAAATAACTTGGTTCGACCAAAGAGCTTACCAAATACGAAGGCTCCTGTATCGTTTAGCCACAATAGAACAAAAAATCCGAGAATAACTCCCGGCTTGTATTCAACTATGATTTCTTCAAATGTGAAAACATTCAGCAGCGCCAAAGGTGCCATGATATAAATGATTCCAACTATGGTATGCGCAATGTTTGTAAAGGGTTCGGGGCGTTTACGGTACAATTCGTATACGAATATAGCCATGAAGAAAGGGATGCTCAATGAAACAATAGCCGTTCCTGCCACCTTCAGTTTTACCAGTTCTATGGTTACATATAGAGCCGTACCAGTAATGACTCCTAATGTACCTTGCGGATGATAGCCTCCAATTTTTACCAAGCTGTAGTACTCGAGCATTCCCAAAACCCCTACCACGTAGAAGAGTGATGCCAGAGTATATGGGTTCAGTAGTATAGCTCCGATTACGATAATCAGAAATACGAGCCCCGTGGTAAGACGCAGAAACAATTCTTTCACAACTTCGTCTCGCTTATTATTTTCTTGGAACGTAACACATCGTTGACACTAACCATAAGGTCAATTTCTCCGATAGTCACATAGATGGAGTCCTGCTTATTCATCACGATTGCATCAATTCCATTTTCCTTGAGAATGTGCTTTAGCAATTCAATGTGTTGCAGATTATTTGAGCTGTACACTTTGACCCAGTTCACAGCCTGAAATCTACTCCTTTTTTGCGATATCTTCGTCAGAGACCTCTTCTGAGCTCTCTTTTTCAACTTGAGTTGACCCGTTATCGCTTGTTGCAGGAGCGGTGGCTTCTGATGAAGGTGTGCCCTCTTCAGCTACTTCCATTGGCTTGGGCTTCTTCTCATCACCTTCGGGAATTAGGTGTTCCTCTTTTTCAAAGGGCCGCTTTCCGAAAATTTTCTCCAAGTCTTCTTTGAAAATAACCTCTTTCTCTAAAAGCTGGTTAGCCAACTGAGTCAGCTTATCCCTATTATTCGAGAGGAGATCTTTTGCTCGTGCGTATTGGTTTTCAACGATTTTCTTTACTTCCGTATCCATCAACTCAGCGGTTTTGTCGCTGTATGGCTTTTGGAAGTTATAATCCGAGTTTCCTCTTGAATCGTAAAAGCTGATATTTCCGATAGCTTCATTCAAACCGTAAATCGATACCATCGAGTAGGCTTGTTTGGTCACCTTTTCCAAATCGCTCAGTGCACCCGTGGTAATTTCATCGAAAATGACTTTCTCAGCTGCTCTTCCTCCAAGGGCTGCGCACATTTCATCTAAGATCTGGTCGGTAGAATTCAGCGAACGCTCCTCAGGCAAATACCATGCTGCACCCAAAGATTGGCCGCGAGGGACAATGGTCACTTTCACCAAAGGATGAGCGTGTTCGAGCAACCAAGATACCGTGGCGTGCCCTGCTTCGTGGTAGGCAATTACCTCTTTCTCCTTCTTTGTTATGATTTTGTTCTTCTTTTCGAGTCCACCGATGATTCGATCCACTGCATCTAAGAAGTCTTGCTTGTGTACTTCTGTTTGTTTCTTTCTGGCAGCTATGAGGGCTGCTTCGTTACAAATGTTTGCAATGTCAGCTCCACTGAATCCTGGCGTTTGTTTGGCTAAAAAGTCGATATCAATCTTGTTGTCAACCTTAATGGGCTTAAGGTGAACTGCGAAGATTTCTTTTCTCTCGTTCAAATCAGGCATGTCGACATAAATCTGCCTGTCGAATCTTCCTGCTCTCATGAGTGCGCGGTCGAGTACATCTGCTCTGTTCGTTGCTGCGAGAATGATAACCCCGCTGTTTGTTCCAAAACCATCCATTTCCGTGAGAAGCTGGTTGAGCGTATTTTCTCTTTCGTCGTTAGCACCCATGCTAGCACTTCGGCCACGAGCTCTACCGATCGCATCAATCTCATCGATGAAAATGATCGCCGGAGCTTTTTCTTTTGCTTGTTTGAAAAGATCCCGAACCCTGCTGGCACCAACACCCACAAACATCTCCACAAAGTCAGAACCTGAAAGGGAGAAGAAAGGCACTTGAGCTTCACCTGCCACGGCTTTCGCCAAGAGAGTTTTACCTGTACCGGGAGGGCCTACCAATAGAGCACCTTTCGGAATTTTTGCTCCGAGTTGAGTGTATCGCTTGGGATTTTTCAAGAAGTCTACAATTTCCTGAATCTCTTCTTTCGCACCTTCCAATCCTGCTACATCGTTGAAAGTTACGTTTGTACCCTTCGTTTTATCAAAGAGTTGTGCTTTAGATTTTCCGATGTTGAAGATCTGACCGCCGGCGCCACCGCCACCGCCTATTCTCCGCATCACAAACATCCAAACGGCTATCATTATACCGATGAATAAAATCCAAGTGAAGAGTTCTTTCCCCCATTCAGAGCGGGTTTTATAGTCATACTCGAAAGAGTATTCCGCACTCCATTTATCGAGTTTCTCTTGGAAACTATCGGCAGGGCCAATATCAAACTTGTAGTGCGGTCCTGAATTTTCAGCACCTGAGATAAGCGGCTGCTTGATCTTTTTGGCGTTTTCTTCTTTTTTTACAGCCTCTTCAGTAAGGTAGACCTCCGCCAATTGTTTGTTGTAGATCACCACCCTTTTCACCTCTCCGTCCTTGATCAATTCTTCAAACTCCGGCAGGCTAATGCCTGTCATATTGCCATTGAAATTGAAAAGATTGAGCGAAATCAGAACCACACCTATGATGGCGTAGATCCAATAAAAGTTGAAGGGCTTTTTTGGGTTATTTCCACCCGCTTCCGGCTTCTTCTTTTTAATATTCTTGTATTGTTTACTGCTTTTTGAGTCAGACATGTTGTTCTCCTAAATGCTAGAATGTATGTTCGAGTGATGTAACGTCTGCGTCAGCCCAAAGTTTTTCTAAATTGTAAAACCTTCGTGCTTCTTCTTTAAAAACGTGAACTACAACGTTGAAATAGTCCAGTAAAATCCATTCTGATTTATCTCTTCCTTCCGTGCTTACAGGATTTTCTCCTACTTCCGTAAAAAGGTGTTTTTGCACCGATCGTGCTATAGCCTCAACATGAGTATTGGATGTTCCGTGACAGATTATAAAGAAATCACTTACAGAATTCGGGATATTGCGAAGATCGATAGCTAGTACTTCTCTTCCTTTTACTTCATCGATTGCTTCTAAGGCCTTTTCGGCTATGTCGGGAGAAGTGTAAACGGATTTTTTAATCATTCAAAATTTTTACTCAGAGCACAAAATTAAGCATTTTAGCGGTCTGAAGAGTTCTAAACCATGATCGGAAAGTCAATCATAGAATTGGATTCTGTTGACAGCACGAGCAACTATATTGCCAAAGCTATCGATGCAGGGGAATACGCCTATGGAACTGCTATTTTGGCGCATTTTCAGACGAATGGCAGAGGTCAACGGACGGCAACATGGCAGAGTGACAAGGATCAAAACCTTACTTTTTCTTTCGCATTGCCTCTCAGTGGGTTTGATACTCGTGCGTTTTTTAGCGTTTCTAGAGCCATTAGCTTAAGCATCGTTTCAACCCTCAAGGATTATTTTAAAGGGGGTGTCAGAATTAAATGGCCCAATGATATTCTGGTGAATCAGAAAAAAATCGCCGGAATACTTATTGAAAATAAACTAGGCATGAGTCCCTCGGCTATATGTGGAATAGGGTTGAATATAAATCAAACAGAGTTTTCCAAAATGCCCCATGTCACTTCTCTTAAGCTCCTTACGGGGAATGAAGTCGATAAGTATCACGTTTTGGAAAAATTACTGGGAAATCTCAACATGGAATGGGAACTACTCAGCAACGGTGATTTTAGAAATCAGAAATCACGATACGAAGCAGAACTATTCGGATTAAACCAATTGATCTATTTCGAAGAGAATGCCACCAAAATGAAGGGGCGCATTGTCGGTACCACCGAGGATGGCAGGCTATTGGTAAAAACCAATGGTGTAGAAAAAGCTTATCTGCCAAAAAGTATCAAGCTTCTTTATTGAATTTTTCCTGAAGCCTGTCGGCAATGAAGTCGAAAAGGTTGGTCAATGGTTTCTGAACCATCATCTTCAAGAAAGGGTTCACTTCAGCAGTTACCTCCTGATATACCTCAGTTACAGCGTCGGCTTCATCAAAGAAAATGTCCATATTGATTGGGAAAGGAGCTTTTTCACCGCTCTTTAATTGGATAAATGAAGGTGAATCTGCCTTTTCCAAATGGAGGTCTATCGTTGCCGTACCTTGAATCTTAAAGCTGCAATAGTCTTCTCGGCCTTCCCAATCTGAGATTTTATCCATTGGAAGTAAGTCCTTGAAATTATCCAGATGGGAAACGTAGTTGAAAACCTCTTCACGAGGTGCATTGATGTTGACTTTTTTACTCTCGATTTTCATGCTTATGCACTCCAGTTTTGAGGATTGCTCCTCCATTCTTTCAGTGATTGAAGGCTTTCCTCATCCACGTAATTTAATTCTTTGGCCTCTTCAATCAGGGCGGAATAGTTGCTTAGTGTGATCAAGTCACAGTTTGCTTTTGCAAAATTTTCTTTTGCAATTTCGAAGCCGTATGTGAATATCGCAGCCATGCCTATCACATCAACACCTGCTGCCTTGAGTGCTTCAACAGCGTCCAAGCTGCTTTTTCCTGTAGAAACAAGGTCCTCTATTACCATCACCTTTTGACCTTTTTCAAAGTAGCCTTCCACCTTGTTTTGTAATCCATGACCTTTGGATGAGGAGCGGACATAGATGAACGGAAGGCCGAGCGACTCCGCCACCAAGGCTCCGTGAGCGATTCCTCCGGTAGCTACTCCGGCTATTACCTCGGTATTACCAAATTTTTCACGAATATTGCGAACGAATTCATCTCTTATCAAAAGCCTGACTTCGGGGAAAGAGAGGGTTTGGCGGTTATCGCAATAGATTGGCGATTTCCAGCCGCTGGCCCAAGTGAAAGGATCGCTGGGACTGAGTTTGACGGCTTTTATTTTAAGGAGGGATTCAGCAATTTTTTGCTCTGCTGTTTGAGTGTTTTGCATGACTTCAAATGTATAAAGTTTTCATAAACAATAAGTCAATTGTCCTTACGGACCGAAGGATTCCCGACGCAATCGGTGATAACCAGGTATATCTGACATATGACGATTTTGAAGAGCTATCCTACACCATCAATTTGTTGGAAAATTCGCATCATTTAGAAGGTGTCATTTTTTATTACCACGACTTAGAAATGCTTTGGGCAGATTTCCGGGCTCACTTTAAGGAAATAGAAGCAGCGGGTGGATTGGTGCACAATGAAAACAACGAGTATCTGTTGATTTTCCGAAAGGGAAAATGGGATTTGCCGAAAGGCAAAATAGACGAAGGCGAAACACCTGAACAAGCTGCGCTAAGAGAGGTTGAAGAAGAATGTGGAGTTAGTGATCTGAAAATTGGTGAAGCGCTGGCACCTAGTTATCATACCTATGAGCAGGACGGTGTAAGAATTTTAAAGAAGACATATTGGTATGATATGACTAGTGCCCAACAGGAATTTACTCCACAAGCGGAGGAAGATATTGAAAAGGTTCAATGGCAGGATCTCGGAGCTAATATCGTAGAAGGTTTAGACACTTATCCAAATATTCGCGTGATCCTCGGAGGTGTTATTGCCCCACTTTAATTTTCTGAGCTTCTTTTGCTTTTGCTCGAATGGAGTAGAGCCGCTCCTCTAATCCTTCGCTGGGTTTATTAATATTTTTTGTGAGTGTTCCTGCCGAGTCCATCCAGCCATACCAAGGGAGCTGGTATATATCCAGGTCGTTCAAAAAAGCCTCAGGTGAAGTTAAAGAAACGGTAGCCCAATTCTTTTCGGTTTGATCATCCATTCCCATGGTTATCTCTACTACTTGAAAGTATTCGCCATACTCTTCCAATAGCATATTGATCAAGCTTGACTCTCGCTTCCATTCGTTGCTGTTATTTTCAGAAACTACTACTAATGTCTCTTTTGGCAGGAGCTCTAGCTCTTTAATAGGCGGGAAGAGTTCTTGTAAGTT contains the following coding sequences:
- a CDS encoding phosphatidylserine decarboxylase family protein, giving the protein MKFHKEGNKIITTTLVSLAVINLISFYFFGSIALIASLIASLIILTLVMQFFRVPKRVVTMAEDLVICPADGKVVVIEETEETEYLKDRRIQVSIFMSPLNVHINWFPIGGMVSYFKYHAGKYLVAWHPKSSTENERTTVAVKHANGTEILFRQIAGAVARRIVCYAKKDSPVDQSTEFGFIKFGSRVDVFLPLDAEIRVNLEEMVTGSVTVLAALPKANS
- a CDS encoding CDP-archaeol synthase, with protein sequence MKELFLRLTTGLVFLIIVIGAILLNPYTLASLFYVVGVLGMLEYYSLVKIGGYHPQGTLGVITGTALYVTIELVKLKVAGTAIVSLSIPFFMAIFVYELYRKRPEPFTNIAHTIVGIIYIMAPLALLNVFTFEEIIVEYKPGVILGFFVLLWLNDTGAFVFGKLFGRTKLFPRISPNKTWEGTIGGGLAAMTGAVIISTYTNEISIFNWLILGLIIVVAASFGDLVESLLKRSLKVKDSSNLLPGHGGILDRFDGVLLASPIAFTYLMLFVHSNP
- a CDS encoding DUF2007 domain-containing protein; this encodes MNWVKVYSSNNLQHIELLKHILKENGIDAIVMNKQDSIYVTIGEIDLMVSVNDVLRSKKIISETKL
- the ftsH gene encoding ATP-dependent zinc metalloprotease FtsH; this translates as MSDSKSSKQYKNIKKKKPEAGGNNPKKPFNFYWIYAIIGVVLISLNLFNFNGNMTGISLPEFEELIKDGEVKRVVIYNKQLAEVYLTEEAVKKEENAKKIKQPLISGAENSGPHYKFDIGPADSFQEKLDKWSAEYSFEYDYKTRSEWGKELFTWILFIGIMIAVWMFVMRRIGGGGGAGGQIFNIGKSKAQLFDKTKGTNVTFNDVAGLEGAKEEIQEIVDFLKNPKRYTQLGAKIPKGALLVGPPGTGKTLLAKAVAGEAQVPFFSLSGSDFVEMFVGVGASRVRDLFKQAKEKAPAIIFIDEIDAIGRARGRSASMGANDERENTLNQLLTEMDGFGTNSGVIILAATNRADVLDRALMRAGRFDRQIYVDMPDLNERKEIFAVHLKPIKVDNKIDIDFLAKQTPGFSGADIANICNEAALIAARKKQTEVHKQDFLDAVDRIIGGLEKKNKIITKKEKEVIAYHEAGHATVSWLLEHAHPLVKVTIVPRGQSLGAAWYLPEERSLNSTDQILDEMCAALGGRAAEKVIFDEITTGALSDLEKVTKQAYSMVSIYGLNEAIGNISFYDSRGNSDYNFQKPYSDKTAELMDTEVKKIVENQYARAKDLLSNNRDKLTQLANQLLEKEVIFKEDLEKIFGKRPFEKEEHLIPEGDEKKPKPMEVAEEGTPSSEATAPATSDNGSTQVEKESSEEVSDEDIAKKE
- the rsfS gene encoding ribosome silencing factor, producing the protein MIKKSVYTSPDIAEKALEAIDEVKGREVLAIDLRNIPNSVSDFFIICHGTSNTHVEAIARSVQKHLFTEVGENPVSTEGRDKSEWILLDYFNVVVHVFKEEARRFYNLEKLWADADVTSLEHTF
- a CDS encoding biotin--[acetyl-CoA-carboxylase] ligase, encoding MIGKSIIELDSVDSTSNYIAKAIDAGEYAYGTAILAHFQTNGRGQRTATWQSDKDQNLTFSFALPLSGFDTRAFFSVSRAISLSIVSTLKDYFKGGVRIKWPNDILVNQKKIAGILIENKLGMSPSAICGIGLNINQTEFSKMPHVTSLKLLTGNEVDKYHVLEKLLGNLNMEWELLSNGDFRNQKSRYEAELFGLNQLIYFEENATKMKGRIVGTTEDGRLLVKTNGVEKAYLPKSIKLLY
- a CDS encoding SRPBCC family protein, which produces MKIESKKVNINAPREEVFNYVSHLDNFKDLLPMDKISDWEGREDYCSFKIQGTATIDLHLEKADSPSFIQLKSGEKAPFPINMDIFFDEADAVTEVYQEVTAEVNPFLKMMVQKPLTNLFDFIADRLQEKFNKEA
- the pyrE gene encoding orotate phosphoribosyltransferase is translated as MQNTQTAEQKIAESLLKIKAVKLSPSDPFTWASGWKSPIYCDNRQTLSFPEVRLLIRDEFVRNIREKFGNTEVIAGVATGGIAHGALVAESLGLPFIYVRSSSKGHGLQNKVEGYFEKGQKVMVIEDLVSTGKSSLDAVEALKAAGVDVIGMAAIFTYGFEIAKENFAKANCDLITLSNYSALIEEAKELNYVDEESLQSLKEWRSNPQNWSA
- a CDS encoding NUDIX domain-containing protein; amino-acid sequence: MYKVFINNKSIVLTDRRIPDAIGDNQVYLTYDDFEELSYTINLLENSHHLEGVIFYYHDLEMLWADFRAHFKEIEAAGGLVHNENNEYLLIFRKGKWDLPKGKIDEGETPEQAALREVEEECGVSDLKIGEALAPSYHTYEQDGVRILKKTYWYDMTSAQQEFTPQAEEDIEKVQWQDLGANIVEGLDTYPNIRVILGGVIAPL